A window from Oreochromis aureus strain Israel breed Guangdong linkage group 16, ZZ_aureus, whole genome shotgun sequence encodes these proteins:
- the akap11 gene encoding A-kinase anchor protein 11 isoform X2: protein MDACARIRGVPIRSRSSVRKETVRDSGAQNVKSLFRNKKELCGIGLELPARDATRLTEIHFVCLPDVSDGEDVTQQALSSLSGGLCELLRSLHVHSIRSDEVLLLKDSRRLPEHKDAGPQYWLKTVCVLRNSSSTNVYPQASVPTLVGLLGCYMAGLRYTLELQGLQRGAAEPNQPDEDDTNQSVSSIEDDFVTALEHLEEDDTGDNTSAAPFSHFKKRDVASQTVPAHKRRKELSGSRIIISSTSKKYSAKHRSGPDVSVTVQRSSGVESQWTYCSPGVRLPSPLIHVSESEESDCSSPSPIIFLDEVGYQKSLLAKLDIPQVPGGPRERVEDSDSEVSEFFDSFDQFDDLDELNSESCTLTLPLDAISAPAAQKEAAESGTSTSSLKYVSRGCSTKGMNPHRFDQPTLPANVKKPTPLKPGSPYSIPSEVPDSPWPVQTPSEENGGPLFSPLSSSAFSPLVDSSGPLEYFWNTEADGQDDSELRKPQDLCSLYKTYSDFASSLSKEILGSVCGYQSAVDISDNKNLSCVCHKEFKNPSGYLMKLSEIQETVTVAKLQKKSQSLKDGIQRFASDLVEMSLGSALRDLQKGVSSCTTTLCHLAARLTSSVFQMAFHEIGMRRAYVLKERAINGLASFLVGEAVSAALKEFLTVKKQIFHSTVTRFAADLAEELVFEGIMEVCQFSHPSTPLTPSDWSFGHGQEEEEEEEVVSSYASDLSESVIQEAFIELSQADVAFTSQAAISVSVDNICYVSADNTCTHTCSTFANQQVLSAAVPAEDASCTVKKALFTVSGMASCIPVPQAGHALSNLQDSEETTQQRSSLSHTPPTSPKRSTVSSSENATSPLTPLYSHGTQTSLPAGEPSPKKSPFQSFSGNIVDMIVTEACELITASKMKKGFGDCADFLTKTIRSRRDSYDAPDSPSKQGAVRESFRYDYRDSGHVRPGGPMGQANNPPISFQTGTLNQGSYRCERGPRTRGVSETHPVMRNTLEVPGNEMGGQRRISATVDDSAPNSGQKSTATPGTPPSTPQQPSEVSKERQIKQFSKKLKSKLAKEFSPATPPPTPHYQPELGPGPKDTIPDADKAEFMLKLMRSLSEEADGNEEEEEEEPSEEDGVGVANTSLERGGGRHTPSSMCARVMSNKEALHYAERLACHIVSMATEMDTLGGAEEKQGETNQGSEKRRDSVAQFSEQTLNSLWVYAGEVAGEVISDVKRMVSSGQQCPHHRALRRRRSWDRSSSECLHYHHRHHSQPGTDQSRDWRLGRLAEQWSNDLIASVSQSSTSASSTVSCSSSGLSSEYPSCESVTDEYAGYLIRVLKKEGGSRELVLDQYASRLAYRSIKLGLAHASRKIKQRSSSARLCSSKSLPDEWKSSCSSKTSSAKDQTEMDRNTQCCCRDSEEQSKREYMDLVHFAESLAYNITCDVTRKLHLSSVRLPKSLTDSCLYKKSKLEDMAENLIRNSFSCPLLSKEGKSKHYHSTGSLYDQGYSSKVMQVIEHYARKIVDDTLKISMASVDHSSREHQGYDRHTHTQRLSEGPVLVRAMGERACCCCQVQECPYCSKHSRHHYQPVLQRRKRGGDCQARVLSSLEIPKIHIDLDHRVAFAEEMVSMAMETAKRELSNTSLNADSGIGHDGTSYAESLTAEIMTSALSNICQAALTSASSRETTESTVSQQLSVGDDSLGSWSNLSFEDEHPDDNSSFLHLSDSNGNSSSWSSLGLEGEACEEHLSFSPSDSDNTEDKEAEVKEESSGTLCVDRTQVQTPRTALVIANSDLRDPGSGPKHVTLDPQLRSMLQWLAASMADIPQIQLCPDRELQQLPAVVQRLRERKWKVGELLHMLLRYCDESHSQPEAREEALEAGKEPHCISLFQWLLERA from the exons ATGGATGCCTGCGCCCGTATTCGAGGAGTCCCAATCAGGTCCAGGTCCTCAGTGCGGAAAGAG ACTGTGCGAGACAGTGGGGCGCAGAATGTGAAGAGCCTCTTCAGGAATAAAAAGGAGCTCTGTGGCATTGGTTTAGAGCTGCCAGCAAGAGATGCCACCAGGCTGACAGAG ATTCACTTTGTGTGTCTGCCTGATGTAAGTGATGGAGAAGATGTCACCCAGCAG gctctgtcttctctgtcagGGGGGCTGTGTGAGCTTCTCAGGTCCCTCCACGTCCACAGCATTAGGAGCGATGAAGTCCTGCTGCTCAAAGACTCTCGCAGGCTGCCAGAGCACAAGGATGCCGGACCTCAG TATTGGTTAAagacagtgtgtgtgctgaggAATAGTTCCAGCACCAACGTTTACCCTCAAGCCAGTGTTCCGACTTTGGTGGGGCTGCTGGGGTGCTACATGGCAGGTCTCCGCTATACGCTGGAGCTTCAGGGTCTTCAGAGGGGCGCAGCTGAGCCCAACCAGCCAGATGAAGACGACACCAACCAGTCGGTCTCATCAATCGAGGATGACTTTGTCACAGCCCTAGAACATCTGGAGGAGGACGACACAGGAGACAATACCT CTGCAGCTCCATTTAGTCATTTTAAAAAGCGTGATGTGGCTTCACAGACTGTCCCAGCTCACAAGAGAAGAAAGGAATTATCAGGCTCCCGCATTATCATAAGCTCGACTTCGAAGAAGTATTCAGCCAAACACAGATCTGGTCCTGACGTATCTGTCACAGTGCAGAGGTCATCGGGTGTGGAATCCCAGTGGACTTACTGCAGTCCTGGAGTTCGTCTCCCCTCACCTTTGATTCATGTCAGTGAATCAGAAGAGTCAGACTGTTCCAGCCCCAGCCCTATCATTTTCCTGGATGAAGTGGGCTACCAGAAGAGCCTGCTGGCCAAGCTGGACATTCCTCAAGTGCCAGGGGGGCCCAGAGAGCGAGTTGAAGACTCAGATTCGGAAGTTAGTGAGTTTTTTGACAGCTTTGACCAGTTTGATGACTTGGATGAGCTCAACTCAGAGAGCTGTACTCTTACTCTGCCTCTGGATGCGATTAGTGCCCCAGCAGCACAGAAAGAGGCTGCTGAATCTGGCACAAGTACATcatctttaaaatatgtttctaGGGGCTGCTCAACCAAGGGAATGAATCCTCACCGCTTTGATCAGCCCACTCTCCCAGCCAATGTGAAAAAACCCACGCCCCTGAAACCAGGCTCTCCTTACTCAATTCCCTCTGAGGTGCCGGATTCCCCTTGGCCTGTACAGACTCCCTCTGAGGAGAACGGCGGTCCCCTCTTCAGTCCTTTGAGCTCCTCTGCCTTCAGTCCCCTGGTGGACTCCAGCGGACCACTGGAATACTTCTGGAATACAGAGGCGGATGGACAAGATGACTCTGAGCTACGTAAACCCCAGGATCTCTGTTCTTTGTATAAGACCTACTCAGACTTTGCTAGCAGTCTGTCCAAAGAAATTCTTGGATCTGTCTGTGGCTACCAGTCTGCTGTTGACATCAGTGACAACAAGAATCTCTCCTGTGTCTGCCACAAGGAATTTAAGAACCCTTCAGGATACCTGATGAAACTCTCAGAAATACAGGAGACTGTAACAGTGGCCAAGCTGCAGAAGAAATCCCAGTCTCTGAAAGATGGTATTCAGAGGTTTGCCAGTGACCTTGTGGAAATGAGCTTGGGCAGCGCTTTGCGAGACCTCCAAAAAGGGGTGTCCTCCTGCACCACCACCTTGTGCCACCTAGCTGCTCGACTTACCTCCTCAGTATTTCAAATGGCCTTCCATGAGATTGGCATGCGACGTGCATATGTACTGAAGGAGCGGGCAATCAACGGGCTGGCCAGCTTCCTGGTTGGAGAGGCCGTGTCCGCAGCGCTCAAAGAGTTCCTGACTGTGAAGAAGCAGATTTTCCACAGCACTGTAACACGTTTTGCTGCTGATCTGGCTGAAGAGCTGGTGTTTGAAGGTATAATGGAAGTATGTCAGTTCTCCCACCCCTCAACCCCTCTCACCCCAAGTGATTGGTCTTTTGGCCATGggcaagaggaagaagaggaggaggaggtggtgtccTCCTATGCCTCGGACCTTTCTGAGTCTGTCATCCAGGAGGCCTTCATAGAGCTCTCTCAGGCAGATGTTGCCTTCACAAGCCAAGCAGCTATAAGTGTGTCTGTGGACAACATCTGTTATGTCAGTGCAGATAACACCTGCACTCATACCTGCAGCACCTTTGCTAACCAGCAGGTTTTAAGTGCAGCGGTCCCAGCGGAGGATGCTTCTTGTACTGTGAAGAAAGCCCTGTTCACTGTATCAGGGATGGCCAGCTGTATTCCTGTGCCCCAAGCAGGGCACGCCCTCTCCAACCTCCAGGATTCCGAGGAGACCACTCAGCAGAGGTCTAGCTTGTCACATACCCCACCGACCAGCCCCAAAAGATCAACTGTGTCATCCTCTGAGAATGCCACTTCTCCACTAACGCCCCTTTACAGTCATGGAACTCAGACCTCTCTACCAGCAGGAGAGCCCTCCCCAAAAAAGTCTCCATTCCAAAGCTTCTCTGGCAACATAGTGGATATGATAGTAACTGAGGCTTGTGAGCTAATAACTGCCTCTAAAATGAAGAAGGGTTTCGGCGACTGTGCTGACTTCCTCACAAAGACAATCAGAAGCCGCAGGGACTCTTACGATGCTCCGGATTCCCCTTCAAAGCAAGGAGCTGTCAGGGAAAGTTTTAGATATGACTATAGAGATTCTGGGCATGTTAGACCAGGTGGCCCTATGGGACAAGCAAATAATCCTCCCATTTCCTTTCAGACAGGCACTCTAAACCAGGGGAGTTACCGATGTGAGCGAGGCCCTAGGACCAGGGGTGTGTCTGAAACACATCCTGTGATGAGGAATACTTTGGAAGTGCCGGGTAATGAGATGGGTGGACAAAGGAGGATATCCGCTACTGTGGATGATTCAGCTCCAAACTCTGGACAGAAGTCTACTGCGACTCCTGGTACTCCTCCTTCCACCCCCCAGCAGCCCAGTGAGGTGTCCAAGGAGAGACAGATAAAGCAGTTCtccaaaaagctgaaaagcaaGCTGGCTAAAGAATTTTCCCCTGCAACACCACCTCCAACCCCTCACTATCAGCCTGAGCTGGGCCCGGGACCAAAAGACACCATCCCAGATGCAGACAAGGCAGAGTTTATGCTCAAACTGATGAGATCTCTCTCTGAGGAGGCTGATGGaaatgaggaagaagaggaggaagaaccGTCAGAAGAAGACGGTGTTGGAGTTGCTAACACATCTTTAGAGAGAGGGGGCGGCCGACACACACCCAGCTCGATGTGCGCTCGCGTAATGTCCAACAAAGAAGCTCTCCACTATGCTGAGCGGTTGGCGTGCCACATAGTCTCCATGGCAACAGAGATGGACACCCTAGGAGGGGCAGAAGAGAAGCAGGGAGAGACGAACCAGGGCAGTGAGAAGAGGAGAGACAGTGTGGCTCAGTTTTCAGAGCAGACCCTCAACTCATTGTGGGTGTATGCAGGAGAGGTGGCGGGAGAGGTAATTAGTGATGTGAAGAGGATGGTGAGCTCTGGACAGCAGTGCCCGCATCACAGAGCTCTCAGAAGAAGAAGGAGCTGGGACAGATCTAGCTCAGAATGTTTGCATTACCACCACAGACACCACTCTCAACCCGGTACAGACCAGAGCAGAGACTGGAGGTTAGGAAGGCTGGCTGAGCAGTGGTCCAATGACCTGATTGCCTCGGTCTCCCAGTCTTCCACCTCTGCTTCGAGCACTGTGTCTTGCTCCAGCTCTGGTCTATCCTCTGAGTATCCCAGCTGTGAGAGCGTGACAGATGAGTATGCCGGCTACCTCATTAGGGTGCTGAAAAAGGAAGGGGGGAGTAGGGAGTTAGTCCTGGACCAGTATGCAAGCCGTTTGGCTTATCGTTCTATAAAACTTGGCTTGGCTCACGCCAGTCGTAAAATAAAGCAGAGATCCTCTAGTGCACGTCTTTGCTCCTCTAAGTCTCTGCCAGATGAATGGAAATCATCTTGTAGTAGTAAAACGTCATCAGCCAAGGATCAAACAGAGATGGATAGAAACACCCAGTGTTGTTGCAGGGACTCTGAAGAGCAGAGTAAGAGGGAGTATATGGACCTAGTCCACTTTGCTGAATCTTTAGCATATAATATCACCTGTGATGTCACACGCAAGCTCCATCTTTCCTCTGTACGGCTGCCAAAGTCTCTCACTGACTCCTGTCTTTATaaaaaatccaaactggaagacATGGCAGAGAATCTCATCAGGAACTCCTTCTCCTGCCCTTTGTTATCCAAGGAGGGTAAGAGCAAGCACTACCACAGCACAGGGAGCCTCTACGATCAAGGTTACAGTAGCAAGGTGATGCAAGTCATCGAGCATTATGCAAGGAAAATAGTGGATGACACGCTGAAGATAAGCATGGCTTCAGTTGACCATTCATCACGGGAGCACCAAGGCTAtgacagacacactcacacacagaggttGTCTGAGGGCCCAGTTCTGGTCCGGGCAATGGGGGAGAGGGCATGTTGTTGCTGTCAAGTCCAGGAGTGTCCATACTGCAGCAAGCACAGCAGGCACCACTACCAACCTGTGCTGCAGAGGAGGAAAAGGGGAGGAGACTGTCAAGCAAGAGTGCTCTCTAGTCTGGAGATTCCCAAGATCCACATCGACCTGGACCACAGGGTGGCATTTGCAGAGGAGATGGTGTCCATGGCAATGGAGACAGCAAAGCGCGAGCTGAGCAACACCAGCCTTAATGCTGACAGCGGGATCGGCCATGATGGCACCAGCTACGCCGAGAGCCTCACTGCTGAGATCATGACGTCAGCCCTGTCCAACATATGCCAGGCTGCCCTTACCAG TGCTTCGAGTAGGGAAACCACTGAGTCCACTGTATCTCAGCAGCTGAGTGTTGGAGATGACAGCCTGGGAAGCTGGTCCAACCTGAGCTTTGAAGATGAGCACCCAGATGATAACAGCAGCTTCCTCCACCTCAGTGACAG
- the akap11 gene encoding A-kinase anchor protein 11 isoform X1, whose translation MDACARIRGVPIRSRSSVRKETVRDSGAQNVKSLFRNKKELCGIGLELPARDATRLTEIHFVCLPDVSDGEDVTQQALSSLSGGLCELLRSLHVHSIRSDEVLLLKDSRRLPEHKDAGPQYWLKTVCVLRNSSSTNVYPQASVPTLVGLLGCYMAGLRYTLELQGLQRGAAEPNQPDEDDTNQSVSSIEDDFVTALEHLEEDDTGDNTSAAPFSHFKKRDVASQTVPAHKRRKELSGSRIIISSTSKKYSAKHRSGPDVSVTVQRSSGVESQWTYCSPGVRLPSPLIHVSESEESDCSSPSPIIFLDEVGYQKSLLAKLDIPQVPGGPRERVEDSDSEVSEFFDSFDQFDDLDELNSESCTLTLPLDAISAPAAQKEAAESGTSTSSLKYVSRGCSTKGMNPHRFDQPTLPANVKKPTPLKPGSPYSIPSEVPDSPWPVQTPSEENGGPLFSPLSSSAFSPLVDSSGPLEYFWNTEADGQDDSELRKPQDLCSLYKTYSDFASSLSKEILGSVCGYQSAVDISDNKNLSCVCHKEFKNPSGYLMKLSEIQETVTVAKLQKKSQSLKDGIQRFASDLVEMSLGSALRDLQKGVSSCTTTLCHLAARLTSSVFQMAFHEIGMRRAYVLKERAINGLASFLVGEAVSAALKEFLTVKKQIFHSTVTRFAADLAEELVFEGIMEVCQFSHPSTPLTPSDWSFGHGQEEEEEEEVVSSYASDLSESVIQEAFIELSQADVAFTSQAAISVSVDNICYVSADNTCTHTCSTFANQQVLSAAVPAEDASCTVKKALFTVSGMASCIPVPQAGHALSNLQDSEETTQQRSSLSHTPPTSPKRSTVSSSENATSPLTPLYSHGTQTSLPAGEPSPKKSPFQSFSGNIVDMIVTEACELITASKMKKGFGDCADFLTKTIRSRRDSYDAPDSPSKQGAVRESFRYDYRDSGHVRPGGPMGQANNPPISFQTGTLNQGSYRCERGPRTRGVSETHPVMRNTLEVPGNEMGGQRRISATVDDSAPNSGQKSTATPGTPPSTPQQPSEVSKERQIKQFSKKLKSKLAKEFSPATPPPTPHYQPELGPGPKDTIPDADKAEFMLKLMRSLSEEADGNEEEEEEEPSEEDGVGVANTSLERGGGRHTPSSMCARVMSNKEALHYAERLACHIVSMATEMDTLGGAEEKQGETNQGSEKRRDSVAQFSEQTLNSLWVYAGEVAGEVISDVKRMVSSGQQCPHHRALRRRRSWDRSSSECLHYHHRHHSQPGTDQSRDWRLGRLAEQWSNDLIASVSQSSTSASSTVSCSSSGLSSEYPSCESVTDEYAGYLIRVLKKEGGSRELVLDQYASRLAYRSIKLGLAHASRKIKQRSSSARLCSSKSLPDEWKSSCSSKTSSAKDQTEMDRNTQCCCRDSEEQSKREYMDLVHFAESLAYNITCDVTRKLHLSSVRLPKSLTDSCLYKKSKLEDMAENLIRNSFSCPLLSKEGKSKHYHSTGSLYDQGYSSKVMQVIEHYARKIVDDTLKISMASVDHSSREHQGYDRHTHTQRLSEGPVLVRAMGERACCCCQVQECPYCSKHSRHHYQPVLQRRKRGGDCQARVLSSLEIPKIHIDLDHRVAFAEEMVSMAMETAKRELSNTSLNADSGIGHDGTSYAESLTAEIMTSALSNICQAALTSASSRETTESTVSQQLSVGDDSLGSWSNLSFEDEHPDDNSSFLHLSDSSNGNSSSWSSLGLEGEACEEHLSFSPSDSDNTEDKEAEVKEESSGTLCVDRTQVQTPRTALVIANSDLRDPGSGPKHVTLDPQLRSMLQWLAASMADIPQIQLCPDRELQQLPAVVQRLRERKWKVGELLHMLLRYCDESHSQPEAREEALEAGKEPHCISLFQWLLERA comes from the exons ATGGATGCCTGCGCCCGTATTCGAGGAGTCCCAATCAGGTCCAGGTCCTCAGTGCGGAAAGAG ACTGTGCGAGACAGTGGGGCGCAGAATGTGAAGAGCCTCTTCAGGAATAAAAAGGAGCTCTGTGGCATTGGTTTAGAGCTGCCAGCAAGAGATGCCACCAGGCTGACAGAG ATTCACTTTGTGTGTCTGCCTGATGTAAGTGATGGAGAAGATGTCACCCAGCAG gctctgtcttctctgtcagGGGGGCTGTGTGAGCTTCTCAGGTCCCTCCACGTCCACAGCATTAGGAGCGATGAAGTCCTGCTGCTCAAAGACTCTCGCAGGCTGCCAGAGCACAAGGATGCCGGACCTCAG TATTGGTTAAagacagtgtgtgtgctgaggAATAGTTCCAGCACCAACGTTTACCCTCAAGCCAGTGTTCCGACTTTGGTGGGGCTGCTGGGGTGCTACATGGCAGGTCTCCGCTATACGCTGGAGCTTCAGGGTCTTCAGAGGGGCGCAGCTGAGCCCAACCAGCCAGATGAAGACGACACCAACCAGTCGGTCTCATCAATCGAGGATGACTTTGTCACAGCCCTAGAACATCTGGAGGAGGACGACACAGGAGACAATACCT CTGCAGCTCCATTTAGTCATTTTAAAAAGCGTGATGTGGCTTCACAGACTGTCCCAGCTCACAAGAGAAGAAAGGAATTATCAGGCTCCCGCATTATCATAAGCTCGACTTCGAAGAAGTATTCAGCCAAACACAGATCTGGTCCTGACGTATCTGTCACAGTGCAGAGGTCATCGGGTGTGGAATCCCAGTGGACTTACTGCAGTCCTGGAGTTCGTCTCCCCTCACCTTTGATTCATGTCAGTGAATCAGAAGAGTCAGACTGTTCCAGCCCCAGCCCTATCATTTTCCTGGATGAAGTGGGCTACCAGAAGAGCCTGCTGGCCAAGCTGGACATTCCTCAAGTGCCAGGGGGGCCCAGAGAGCGAGTTGAAGACTCAGATTCGGAAGTTAGTGAGTTTTTTGACAGCTTTGACCAGTTTGATGACTTGGATGAGCTCAACTCAGAGAGCTGTACTCTTACTCTGCCTCTGGATGCGATTAGTGCCCCAGCAGCACAGAAAGAGGCTGCTGAATCTGGCACAAGTACATcatctttaaaatatgtttctaGGGGCTGCTCAACCAAGGGAATGAATCCTCACCGCTTTGATCAGCCCACTCTCCCAGCCAATGTGAAAAAACCCACGCCCCTGAAACCAGGCTCTCCTTACTCAATTCCCTCTGAGGTGCCGGATTCCCCTTGGCCTGTACAGACTCCCTCTGAGGAGAACGGCGGTCCCCTCTTCAGTCCTTTGAGCTCCTCTGCCTTCAGTCCCCTGGTGGACTCCAGCGGACCACTGGAATACTTCTGGAATACAGAGGCGGATGGACAAGATGACTCTGAGCTACGTAAACCCCAGGATCTCTGTTCTTTGTATAAGACCTACTCAGACTTTGCTAGCAGTCTGTCCAAAGAAATTCTTGGATCTGTCTGTGGCTACCAGTCTGCTGTTGACATCAGTGACAACAAGAATCTCTCCTGTGTCTGCCACAAGGAATTTAAGAACCCTTCAGGATACCTGATGAAACTCTCAGAAATACAGGAGACTGTAACAGTGGCCAAGCTGCAGAAGAAATCCCAGTCTCTGAAAGATGGTATTCAGAGGTTTGCCAGTGACCTTGTGGAAATGAGCTTGGGCAGCGCTTTGCGAGACCTCCAAAAAGGGGTGTCCTCCTGCACCACCACCTTGTGCCACCTAGCTGCTCGACTTACCTCCTCAGTATTTCAAATGGCCTTCCATGAGATTGGCATGCGACGTGCATATGTACTGAAGGAGCGGGCAATCAACGGGCTGGCCAGCTTCCTGGTTGGAGAGGCCGTGTCCGCAGCGCTCAAAGAGTTCCTGACTGTGAAGAAGCAGATTTTCCACAGCACTGTAACACGTTTTGCTGCTGATCTGGCTGAAGAGCTGGTGTTTGAAGGTATAATGGAAGTATGTCAGTTCTCCCACCCCTCAACCCCTCTCACCCCAAGTGATTGGTCTTTTGGCCATGggcaagaggaagaagaggaggaggaggtggtgtccTCCTATGCCTCGGACCTTTCTGAGTCTGTCATCCAGGAGGCCTTCATAGAGCTCTCTCAGGCAGATGTTGCCTTCACAAGCCAAGCAGCTATAAGTGTGTCTGTGGACAACATCTGTTATGTCAGTGCAGATAACACCTGCACTCATACCTGCAGCACCTTTGCTAACCAGCAGGTTTTAAGTGCAGCGGTCCCAGCGGAGGATGCTTCTTGTACTGTGAAGAAAGCCCTGTTCACTGTATCAGGGATGGCCAGCTGTATTCCTGTGCCCCAAGCAGGGCACGCCCTCTCCAACCTCCAGGATTCCGAGGAGACCACTCAGCAGAGGTCTAGCTTGTCACATACCCCACCGACCAGCCCCAAAAGATCAACTGTGTCATCCTCTGAGAATGCCACTTCTCCACTAACGCCCCTTTACAGTCATGGAACTCAGACCTCTCTACCAGCAGGAGAGCCCTCCCCAAAAAAGTCTCCATTCCAAAGCTTCTCTGGCAACATAGTGGATATGATAGTAACTGAGGCTTGTGAGCTAATAACTGCCTCTAAAATGAAGAAGGGTTTCGGCGACTGTGCTGACTTCCTCACAAAGACAATCAGAAGCCGCAGGGACTCTTACGATGCTCCGGATTCCCCTTCAAAGCAAGGAGCTGTCAGGGAAAGTTTTAGATATGACTATAGAGATTCTGGGCATGTTAGACCAGGTGGCCCTATGGGACAAGCAAATAATCCTCCCATTTCCTTTCAGACAGGCACTCTAAACCAGGGGAGTTACCGATGTGAGCGAGGCCCTAGGACCAGGGGTGTGTCTGAAACACATCCTGTGATGAGGAATACTTTGGAAGTGCCGGGTAATGAGATGGGTGGACAAAGGAGGATATCCGCTACTGTGGATGATTCAGCTCCAAACTCTGGACAGAAGTCTACTGCGACTCCTGGTACTCCTCCTTCCACCCCCCAGCAGCCCAGTGAGGTGTCCAAGGAGAGACAGATAAAGCAGTTCtccaaaaagctgaaaagcaaGCTGGCTAAAGAATTTTCCCCTGCAACACCACCTCCAACCCCTCACTATCAGCCTGAGCTGGGCCCGGGACCAAAAGACACCATCCCAGATGCAGACAAGGCAGAGTTTATGCTCAAACTGATGAGATCTCTCTCTGAGGAGGCTGATGGaaatgaggaagaagaggaggaagaaccGTCAGAAGAAGACGGTGTTGGAGTTGCTAACACATCTTTAGAGAGAGGGGGCGGCCGACACACACCCAGCTCGATGTGCGCTCGCGTAATGTCCAACAAAGAAGCTCTCCACTATGCTGAGCGGTTGGCGTGCCACATAGTCTCCATGGCAACAGAGATGGACACCCTAGGAGGGGCAGAAGAGAAGCAGGGAGAGACGAACCAGGGCAGTGAGAAGAGGAGAGACAGTGTGGCTCAGTTTTCAGAGCAGACCCTCAACTCATTGTGGGTGTATGCAGGAGAGGTGGCGGGAGAGGTAATTAGTGATGTGAAGAGGATGGTGAGCTCTGGACAGCAGTGCCCGCATCACAGAGCTCTCAGAAGAAGAAGGAGCTGGGACAGATCTAGCTCAGAATGTTTGCATTACCACCACAGACACCACTCTCAACCCGGTACAGACCAGAGCAGAGACTGGAGGTTAGGAAGGCTGGCTGAGCAGTGGTCCAATGACCTGATTGCCTCGGTCTCCCAGTCTTCCACCTCTGCTTCGAGCACTGTGTCTTGCTCCAGCTCTGGTCTATCCTCTGAGTATCCCAGCTGTGAGAGCGTGACAGATGAGTATGCCGGCTACCTCATTAGGGTGCTGAAAAAGGAAGGGGGGAGTAGGGAGTTAGTCCTGGACCAGTATGCAAGCCGTTTGGCTTATCGTTCTATAAAACTTGGCTTGGCTCACGCCAGTCGTAAAATAAAGCAGAGATCCTCTAGTGCACGTCTTTGCTCCTCTAAGTCTCTGCCAGATGAATGGAAATCATCTTGTAGTAGTAAAACGTCATCAGCCAAGGATCAAACAGAGATGGATAGAAACACCCAGTGTTGTTGCAGGGACTCTGAAGAGCAGAGTAAGAGGGAGTATATGGACCTAGTCCACTTTGCTGAATCTTTAGCATATAATATCACCTGTGATGTCACACGCAAGCTCCATCTTTCCTCTGTACGGCTGCCAAAGTCTCTCACTGACTCCTGTCTTTATaaaaaatccaaactggaagacATGGCAGAGAATCTCATCAGGAACTCCTTCTCCTGCCCTTTGTTATCCAAGGAGGGTAAGAGCAAGCACTACCACAGCACAGGGAGCCTCTACGATCAAGGTTACAGTAGCAAGGTGATGCAAGTCATCGAGCATTATGCAAGGAAAATAGTGGATGACACGCTGAAGATAAGCATGGCTTCAGTTGACCATTCATCACGGGAGCACCAAGGCTAtgacagacacactcacacacagaggttGTCTGAGGGCCCAGTTCTGGTCCGGGCAATGGGGGAGAGGGCATGTTGTTGCTGTCAAGTCCAGGAGTGTCCATACTGCAGCAAGCACAGCAGGCACCACTACCAACCTGTGCTGCAGAGGAGGAAAAGGGGAGGAGACTGTCAAGCAAGAGTGCTCTCTAGTCTGGAGATTCCCAAGATCCACATCGACCTGGACCACAGGGTGGCATTTGCAGAGGAGATGGTGTCCATGGCAATGGAGACAGCAAAGCGCGAGCTGAGCAACACCAGCCTTAATGCTGACAGCGGGATCGGCCATGATGGCACCAGCTACGCCGAGAGCCTCACTGCTGAGATCATGACGTCAGCCCTGTCCAACATATGCCAGGCTGCCCTTACCAG TGCTTCGAGTAGGGAAACCACTGAGTCCACTGTATCTCAGCAGCTGAGTGTTGGAGATGACAGCCTGGGAAGCTGGTCCAACCTGAGCTTTGAAGATGAGCACCCAGATGATAACAGCAGCTTCCTCCACCTCAGTGACAG